Proteins encoded within one genomic window of Mesobacillus subterraneus:
- the sucC gene encoding ADP-forming succinate--CoA ligase subunit beta, whose translation MNVHEYQGKEILRKYGVKVPNGKVAFTVDEAVEAAKELGSSVVVVKAQIHAGGRGKAGGVKVAKNLDDVRTYASEILGKTLVTHQTGPEGKEVKRLLIEEGCDIKKEYYVVLVLDRATSRVVLMASEEGGTEIEEVAEATPEKIFKEEIDPVVGLMPYQARRIAFNINIPKELVNQAVKFMMGLYNAYVEKDCSIAEINPLVVTGDGQVMALDAKLNFDSNALYRQKDIVEYRDLEEEDPKEIEASKYDLSYISLDGNIGCMVNGAGLAMATMDIVKHYGGDPANFLDVGGGATAEKVTEAFKIILSDPNVKGIFVNIFGGIMKCDVIATGVVEAAKQVGLEVPLVVRLEGTNVDLGKQILNESGLNIIAAESMADGAEKIVSLVK comes from the coding sequence ATGAATGTCCATGAGTATCAAGGAAAAGAAATCCTCAGAAAATATGGGGTAAAAGTACCGAATGGGAAGGTTGCTTTTACAGTCGACGAAGCTGTCGAAGCAGCTAAAGAGCTTGGTTCTTCAGTAGTTGTCGTTAAAGCTCAAATCCATGCTGGCGGAAGGGGTAAAGCTGGCGGTGTCAAGGTGGCAAAAAACCTTGATGACGTACGTACATATGCATCTGAGATTCTGGGCAAAACACTGGTTACTCACCAGACTGGCCCGGAAGGCAAAGAAGTAAAACGCCTGTTGATTGAAGAAGGCTGCGACATCAAGAAGGAGTACTATGTGGTCCTTGTGCTTGACCGTGCTACTTCACGTGTTGTCCTTATGGCTTCTGAAGAAGGCGGAACAGAGATTGAAGAAGTGGCTGAAGCGACTCCTGAAAAAATCTTCAAAGAAGAAATCGATCCTGTAGTAGGGCTTATGCCATACCAGGCTCGCCGTATCGCATTCAATATCAACATCCCTAAGGAACTGGTCAACCAGGCTGTAAAGTTCATGATGGGCTTATATAACGCTTATGTCGAAAAGGATTGCTCAATCGCTGAAATCAACCCACTGGTTGTAACGGGTGACGGTCAGGTTATGGCACTTGATGCTAAATTGAACTTTGATTCAAACGCGCTATACCGCCAAAAGGATATTGTTGAGTACCGCGACCTTGAAGAAGAGGATCCAAAGGAAATCGAAGCATCGAAGTATGATCTGAGCTATATTTCTTTAGATGGAAATATTGGCTGCATGGTTAACGGTGCGGGTCTTGCGATGGCAACAATGGACATCGTGAAGCATTATGGCGGCGACCCTGCAAACTTCCTGGATGTTGGGGGCGGTGCTACTGCTGAGAAAGTAACGGAAGCATTCAAAATCATCCTTTCAGATCCTAACGTAAAAGGAATCTTTGTTAATATCTTCGGCGGCATCATGAAGTGTGATGTAATTGCTACCGGTGTTGTAGAAGCTGCCAAGCAGGTTGGACTTGAAGTTCCGCTTGTCGTTCGCCTTGAAGGTACGAACGTTGATCTTGGAAAACAGATTCTTAATGAGTCTGGCTTGAATATCATTGCTGCTGAATCAATGGCAGACGGCGCTGAAAAAATCGTTTCATTAGTTAAGTAG
- a CDS encoding EscU/YscU/HrcU family type III secretion system export apparatus switch protein, producing the protein MKPPKHARKSAVALGYNAGSMDAPKVMAKGRGLLAEQIIEKAKDHDIPIQEDPSLVEVLSQLELNERIPEELYQAVAEVFSFIYHLDKQAGKQK; encoded by the coding sequence ATGAAACCACCAAAGCATGCGAGGAAATCAGCTGTTGCCTTGGGGTATAATGCAGGAAGTATGGACGCTCCTAAGGTGATGGCGAAGGGGAGAGGGCTCCTGGCTGAACAAATCATTGAAAAAGCGAAGGATCATGATATTCCCATCCAGGAAGACCCATCTCTTGTTGAAGTGTTAAGTCAGCTTGAATTAAATGAGCGGATTCCAGAAGAGTTATATCAAGCAGTAGCCGAAGTCTTTTCCTTTATCTATCATTTGGACAAGCAAGCAGGAAAACAAAAATAA
- the ylqF gene encoding ribosome biogenesis GTPase YlqF, with translation MTIQWFPGHMAKARREVTEKLKLVDVIFELVDARIPYSSRNPMIDEIIQHKPRIVLLNKADMADKAVTEKWLRYYRDKGITALAINSQDGTGLKQIVQESKVLLKDKFDRLKSKGVKPRVIRAMIVGIPNAGKSTLINRLAGKNIAQTGNRPGVTKSQQWIKVGKELELLDTPGILWSKFEDQQVGTKLAVTGAIKDTILNLQDLAVYALRFLEKHYPERLQERYKLSELPEEIVELFDQIGDFRGCRMPGGYVDYDKVAELVIREIRTEKLGPLSFERPKDLTSVEEIEHDTQK, from the coding sequence TTGACGATCCAATGGTTTCCAGGCCATATGGCTAAGGCTCGCAGAGAGGTCACGGAAAAATTAAAGCTTGTGGATGTTATTTTTGAATTGGTGGATGCACGGATTCCTTATTCGTCCAGAAATCCAATGATAGATGAAATCATTCAGCACAAACCAAGAATCGTTTTACTGAATAAAGCGGATATGGCCGATAAAGCTGTAACAGAAAAATGGCTGCGATACTACCGTGACAAAGGAATCACTGCTCTGGCTATCAACTCTCAGGACGGTACAGGCTTAAAGCAAATAGTCCAGGAGTCGAAGGTTCTCCTGAAAGACAAGTTCGACCGCTTGAAGTCAAAAGGGGTCAAACCAAGGGTCATCCGAGCGATGATTGTCGGAATTCCAAACGCCGGGAAATCAACACTAATCAACAGGCTTGCCGGCAAAAATATTGCACAGACCGGGAACCGGCCCGGCGTCACAAAATCACAGCAATGGATCAAGGTCGGCAAAGAACTGGAATTGCTAGATACTCCGGGAATCCTTTGGTCAAAGTTTGAGGACCAGCAAGTAGGTACAAAGCTTGCAGTTACCGGGGCAATCAAAGATACGATTCTCAATCTTCAGGATCTGGCCGTATATGCTTTGAGGTTCCTCGAAAAGCATTATCCAGAACGCCTGCAGGAGAGATACAAGCTTTCCGAACTCCCAGAGGAAATTGTAGAGCTATTTGATCAGATTGGCGATTTCCGAGGCTGCAGAATGCCTGGTGGATACGTTGATTATGATAAAGTCGCAGAGCTTGTGATCAGGGAGATACGGACAGAAAAACTAGGTCCGCTATCCTTTGAACGACCTAAGGACTTGACATCTGTAGAAGAAATAGAACATGACACTCAAAAATAA
- the lepB gene encoding signal peptidase I, translating into MAEKKKNELWEWTKALLIAVVLAAFIRYFLFAPIVVDGLSMMPTLHDQDRMIVNKLSYKVGEPERFDIIVFHAPENKDYIKRVISLPGDKVEYKNDTLYVNGKAYEEPYLEEYKKQVIDGPLTDPFTLEEKIGRETVPEGHLFVMGDNRRFSKDSRHIGTVPFEEVLGKTSIIYWPIEDIRTID; encoded by the coding sequence ATGGCCGAGAAAAAGAAGAATGAACTATGGGAATGGACGAAGGCACTTCTGATTGCGGTCGTGCTGGCAGCATTTATTCGATATTTTTTATTTGCACCAATTGTGGTGGATGGTTTATCGATGATGCCTACACTCCATGACCAGGACCGCATGATCGTGAATAAGCTTAGCTATAAAGTTGGGGAGCCAGAAAGATTTGATATTATCGTCTTTCATGCACCCGAAAATAAAGATTACATAAAAAGAGTAATCAGCCTTCCCGGTGATAAAGTGGAATATAAGAATGACACATTATATGTGAATGGGAAAGCATACGAAGAACCATACTTGGAAGAATATAAAAAACAGGTGATCGATGGGCCGCTGACAGATCCTTTCACACTGGAAGAGAAAATCGGCAGGGAGACTGTACCTGAAGGTCATCTTTTCGTCATGGGTGATAACCGCCGTTTCAGCAAGGATAGCCGCCACATTGGCACTGTACCTTTTGAAGAGGTGCTGGGAAAGACCAGTATCATCTATTGGCCTATTGAAGATATTCGTACAATAGACTAG
- the rplS gene encoding 50S ribosomal protein L19: MQQLIEEITKAQLRTDLPSFRPGDTVRVHVKVVEGTRERIQLFEGVVIKRRGGGISETFTVRKISYGVGVERAFPVHTPKIAKLEVIRRGKVRRAKLYYLRNLRGKKARIKEIR; encoded by the coding sequence ATGCAACAATTAATCGAAGAAATCACAAAAGCACAACTTCGCACTGATCTTCCGTCTTTCCGTCCTGGTGACACAGTACGTGTACACGTTAAGGTTGTTGAAGGAACTCGCGAACGTATCCAGTTGTTTGAAGGTGTAGTGATTAAGCGTCGTGGTGGTGGAATCAGCGAAACTTTTACAGTTCGTAAGATTTCTTACGGAGTAGGCGTTGAGCGTGCTTTCCCTGTTCACACACCAAAAATCGCGAAGCTTGAAGTTATCCGTCGCGGTAAAGTACGCCGTGCGAAACTTTACTACCTACGTAACCTACGTGGTAAGAAAGCGCGTATTAAAGAAATTCGATAA
- the trmD gene encoding tRNA (guanosine(37)-N1)-methyltransferase TrmD has translation MNIHVLSIFPEMFEGVLGHSILKKAAEKGAVGYNVVNFRDFADNKHQTVDDYPYGGGAGMVLKPQPIFDAVSDLKENAKSTSPRVILMCPQGERYTQKKAEELAKEEHLIFICGHYEGYDERIREHVITDEISIGDYVLTGGELGAMVVIDSVVRLLPGVLGSEESHIQDSFSTGLLEHPHYTRPADFRGLKVPDVLVSGNHKLIEEWRMKESLKRTVQRRSDLLEDAELTEQQKKWLDELIKLNE, from the coding sequence ATGAATATCCATGTCCTGTCTATTTTTCCCGAGATGTTTGAGGGTGTATTGGGCCATTCAATCCTGAAAAAGGCTGCTGAAAAAGGCGCAGTCGGGTACAATGTCGTCAACTTCCGGGACTTTGCCGATAACAAACACCAGACGGTGGATGATTATCCATATGGCGGCGGTGCGGGCATGGTGTTAAAGCCTCAGCCGATTTTCGATGCCGTGTCTGATTTAAAGGAGAATGCAAAGAGTACTTCCCCAAGAGTGATTCTTATGTGTCCTCAGGGAGAACGTTATACACAGAAGAAAGCGGAAGAGCTGGCCAAGGAAGAGCATTTGATTTTTATCTGCGGTCATTATGAGGGATATGATGAACGGATCCGTGAACATGTCATCACCGATGAGATTTCAATTGGAGATTATGTACTGACTGGTGGAGAGCTTGGTGCGATGGTCGTCATTGACAGTGTCGTGCGCCTGCTTCCTGGAGTGCTGGGCAGCGAAGAGTCACATATCCAGGATTCCTTCAGCACTGGCCTCCTCGAGCATCCTCACTATACAAGGCCGGCTGATTTCCGCGGATTAAAGGTCCCTGATGTTTTGGTCTCGGGGAATCATAAACTGATCGAGGAGTGGCGAATGAAAGAAAGCCTTAAAAGGACTGTGCAGCGGAGGTCAGATCTTCTCGAAGATGCAGAGCTGACAGAGCAGCAGAAAAAATGGCTGGATGAACTGATAAAACTTAATGAATAA
- the rimM gene encoding ribosome maturation factor RimM (Essential for efficient processing of 16S rRNA): MEKYFNVGKIVNTHGIRGEVRVISRTDFPEERYKIGNSLLLFMPGSKEPEELIVKSHRTHKNFNLLTFERFENVNEVERMKGGILKVPETQRGELEEGEFYFQDIIGCNMVTTEGEELGKVIEILTPGANDVWVVKGPAGKELLIPYIEDIVKKVDVKEKLIVIEPMEGLLS, encoded by the coding sequence ATGGAAAAGTATTTTAATGTCGGGAAAATTGTAAATACACATGGGATACGCGGGGAAGTTAGGGTCATATCAAGAACTGACTTTCCTGAGGAACGCTACAAGATAGGGAATTCTTTACTCTTATTCATGCCTGGTTCAAAGGAACCTGAGGAATTGATTGTGAAAAGCCATAGGACTCACAAGAATTTTAACCTGCTGACCTTTGAACGTTTCGAAAATGTCAATGAGGTAGAAAGAATGAAGGGCGGCATCCTCAAGGTTCCAGAAACGCAGCGAGGTGAGCTTGAGGAAGGCGAGTTCTATTTCCAGGATATTATCGGTTGCAACATGGTAACAACTGAAGGTGAAGAACTCGGAAAGGTAATTGAAATTCTCACTCCAGGCGCCAACGATGTCTGGGTTGTCAAAGGACCAGCTGGAAAGGAACTTTTGATTCCTTATATTGAGGACATAGTAAAGAAAGTAGACGTCAAGGAAAAGCTTATTGTAATTGAGCCGATGGAAGGGCTTCTTTCATGA
- a CDS encoding YlqD family protein yields the protein MKVLQTIIVKQVLTEESKEKIHQKYHSRKLQLQKECDQLRFELKKLEKSRKFPPETLKKHFEQEIKVHKEKIKLLDFQIEQLHILPLGSEIKETELQGVVDISVGDQWDEFLSGKTIIVKDGIVAEIRER from the coding sequence TTGAAGGTACTGCAAACAATCATTGTCAAACAGGTACTGACAGAAGAAAGCAAGGAGAAAATCCACCAAAAATATCACTCCAGAAAGCTTCAGCTGCAGAAGGAATGCGATCAACTGAGATTTGAATTGAAGAAGCTTGAAAAATCCAGGAAGTTTCCGCCCGAAACATTGAAGAAGCATTTTGAACAAGAAATCAAAGTCCATAAAGAAAAAATCAAGCTCCTGGATTTCCAAATAGAACAACTACATATTCTTCCGCTAGGGAGTGAAATTAAAGAAACAGAGTTGCAAGGTGTCGTCGATATCAGTGTAGGTGACCAATGGGATGAGTTTCTTTCTGGAAAGACTATTATTGTGAAAGATGGCATCGTTGCCGAAATTCGCGAGAGGTGA
- a CDS encoding KH domain-containing protein, with amino-acid sequence MKELIETIVKPLVDFPEDVHVNEHEEDQRVTYKLAVNKSDMGKVIGKQGRVAKAIRTVVYAAGSSQQKKIFLEIVE; translated from the coding sequence ATGAAAGAGTTAATTGAGACGATCGTGAAACCACTTGTTGATTTCCCTGAAGATGTCCATGTAAATGAACATGAAGAGGATCAGCGCGTTACCTATAAGCTTGCCGTCAACAAAAGTGATATGGGCAAAGTAATTGGTAAGCAGGGACGCGTTGCAAAGGCGATTCGAACAGTAGTCTATGCAGCAGGCTCATCACAGCAAAAGAAGATTTTCTTGGAAATCGTCGAATAA
- the rpsP gene encoding 30S ribosomal protein S16, giving the protein MAVKIRLKRMGAKKSPFYRIVVADSRSPRDGRFIESVGTYNPVAQPAKVELNEELVLKWLNDGAKPSDTVRNLFSKQGIMEKFHNSKLSK; this is encoded by the coding sequence ATGGCAGTAAAAATTCGTTTAAAGCGTATGGGAGCAAAAAAGTCTCCTTTCTATCGTATTGTAGTAGCTGATTCCCGTTCACCACGTGACGGTCGTTTCATCGAGTCTGTAGGAACTTACAACCCAGTTGCTCAACCAGCAAAGGTTGAACTTAATGAAGAGTTGGTTCTTAAGTGGTTGAATGACGGTGCTAAACCATCTGATACAGTGCGCAACTTGTTCTCTAAGCAAGGTATCATGGAAAAATTCCACAACTCAAAGCTTAGCAAGTAA
- a CDS encoding putative DNA-binding protein, with protein sequence MLEKTNRMNYLYDFYQALLTPKQSSYMALYYLDDYSLGEIAEEYDVSRQAVYDNIKRTEAMLEEYEEKLSLFEKFQKRNKLISKMKELIDNGENNQDLNEMIAELEKLD encoded by the coding sequence ATGCTTGAGAAAACGAACCGCATGAATTATTTGTATGATTTTTATCAAGCATTGCTTACTCCTAAACAAAGCAGTTATATGGCTCTTTACTATCTTGATGACTATTCGCTCGGAGAAATTGCTGAAGAGTATGATGTTAGCCGGCAGGCTGTATACGACAACATCAAACGGACGGAAGCGATGCTCGAGGAATACGAAGAGAAGCTGTCGTTGTTTGAGAAATTCCAAAAAAGAAATAAGCTTATTTCAAAAATGAAAGAACTTATTGACAATGGAGAAAACAACCAAGATTTAAATGAAATGATAGCCGAGCTTGAGAAATTAGACTAG
- the ftsY gene encoding signal recognition particle-docking protein FtsY produces the protein MSFFKKLKDKFTTQTESVTEKFRDGLTKTRDNFSSKVNDLVSRYRKVDEEFFEELEEILIQADVGFDTVMELVEELKKEVKRRNIQDTREVQSVISEKLVEIYESGAEDDSFQLNIQEDELTVILFVGVNGVGKTTTIGKLAHKFKSEGKKVLLAAGDTFRAGAIEQLEVWGDRVGVDVIKQAEGSDPAAVMYDAVQSAKSRKADILICDTAGRLQNKVNLMKELEKVKRVIEREVPGAPHEVLLVLDATTGQNALIQAKTFKEATDVSGIVLTKLDGTAKGGIVLAIRNELNIPVKFVGLGEKMDDLQEFDAERYVYGLFADLVEEEGAAEES, from the coding sequence GTGAGTTTTTTTAAGAAATTAAAAGATAAGTTTACGACACAGACTGAGAGTGTCACAGAGAAATTCCGAGATGGCTTGACGAAAACCAGGGATAATTTCTCGAGCAAAGTGAATGATCTTGTATCACGTTACCGGAAAGTGGATGAAGAATTCTTCGAAGAACTTGAGGAAATCTTAATCCAGGCTGATGTTGGCTTTGATACAGTAATGGAGCTTGTCGAGGAGCTGAAGAAAGAGGTTAAGCGCCGTAACATCCAGGACACAAGGGAAGTTCAGTCTGTTATTTCCGAAAAGCTAGTCGAAATTTACGAGTCTGGTGCTGAAGACGACTCTTTCCAGTTGAACATCCAGGAGGATGAGTTGACAGTCATTTTATTCGTCGGTGTCAATGGTGTCGGCAAAACAACGACAATCGGCAAATTAGCCCATAAATTCAAAAGTGAAGGGAAAAAGGTCCTTCTTGCGGCGGGAGATACATTCCGGGCTGGTGCAATCGAACAGCTTGAAGTATGGGGTGATCGCGTTGGTGTCGACGTCATCAAGCAGGCAGAGGGTTCTGACCCCGCTGCCGTCATGTATGATGCTGTACAATCTGCTAAGTCACGAAAGGCAGATATTCTGATTTGCGATACTGCCGGACGTCTGCAAAACAAGGTCAATCTCATGAAAGAACTTGAAAAGGTTAAGCGTGTCATTGAGCGCGAGGTTCCGGGAGCACCACATGAAGTCTTGCTTGTGCTTGATGCAACAACAGGACAGAACGCCCTGATCCAGGCTAAAACCTTCAAAGAAGCTACTGATGTGAGCGGCATCGTACTGACTAAACTTGATGGAACCGCGAAGGGCGGAATTGTTCTGGCAATCCGAAATGAGCTGAACATTCCTGTGAAATTTGTAGGACTAGGCGAAAAAATGGATGATTTACAGGAATTCGATGCTGAAAGATATGTTTATGGACTGTTCGCCGACCTGGTGGAGGAAGAAGGAGCAGCGGAAGAATCTTGA
- the smc gene encoding chromosome segregation protein SMC — MFLKRLDVVGFKSFAERISVEFVPGVTAVVGPNGSGKSNITDSIRWVLGEQSAKSLRGAKMEDIIFAGSDSRKPLNFAEVTLTLDNEDQSLPLDYNEVSVTRRVFRSGDSEYLINNQNCRLKDIIELFMDSGLGREAFSIISQGRVEEILNSKPEDRRTIFEEAAGVLKYKSRKKKAESKLFETQENLNRVTDIIHELEVQVEPLKIQASIAKDYMQQKEELEQIEVALTAYEIEDLHGRWKQLSIQLEQHKEDEIKQSAVLQKKEAQIEKMRDQLAALDESVSDLQNVLLHASEELEKLEGRREVLKERKKNASQNRGQLEKNIEELTSSVAFLKKQKDEYEESVIALSAEASSLQKELQEKQEQLKLYSEDVELKIDSIKSDYIEVLNEQAGAKNEKIYIEQQLQQQAAKGSKLDSENDRFVSIRDEINGKKAEIEKKVVSSQQELEEQAKIYFEEQKKLESLRNSYDKQEKTLYQAYQYLQQAKSKKEMLEEMEEDYSGFFQGVKEVLKARDNRLQGIEGAIAELIHVPKQYETAIETALGGAMQHIVVQNEENARAAIQFLKQKSFGRATFLPLSIIKGKYLASSQLAVLSGNSEYIGTAADLIQFDQKYAEAVKSLLGNVVIARDLKGANEIAKMLQYRSRIVTLDGDVVNPGGSMTGGAVKQKSSSLLSRKGELEELTSKLTDMEEKTNLLESKVKSLKAETQVSETRLEVLRKTGEELRFKQQSLKGDLREVELEQKNINERLSVYDSEKTQLDSDKEKLESRLVELDGLLAQYRQDLVQFDKEIERLTELKNSNSTSKDTLVSEISELKISLASKKAQLSHVKEKLDSAVIQAEDHTRKLDILKEDLSLLSSEMTDSSSGETQLEEAAKRKLQDKNETLKLISSRRHERLELQNKLEDQELESKELRRLLKGINEVLKDEEVKLNRLDVELDNKLAHLREEYLLSYEAAKDQYPLTIPADEARRKVKLIKMAIEELGTVNLGAIEEYERVSERYEFLLEQRNDLQEAKDTLFLVIEEMDHEMKKRFEHTFTAIRSHFESVFQALFGGGRADLRLTQPEDLLNTGVEIVAQPPGKKLQNLGLLSGGERALTAIALLFSILKVRPVPFCILDEVEAALDEANVYRFAQYLKKYRDETQFIVITHRKGTMEEADVLYGVTMQESGVSKLVSVRLEDSNELVKA; from the coding sequence TTGTTTTTAAAACGATTAGATGTGGTCGGCTTTAAATCGTTTGCTGAGAGGATTTCAGTAGAATTCGTTCCTGGTGTGACCGCTGTTGTAGGTCCTAATGGAAGCGGGAAAAGCAATATCACTGATTCCATCCGCTGGGTTTTGGGAGAACAATCGGCCAAGTCGCTCCGCGGTGCAAAAATGGAAGATATCATCTTTGCCGGAAGTGATTCGCGGAAACCGCTGAATTTTGCGGAAGTAACATTGACCCTCGATAACGAAGATCAATCATTGCCACTCGATTACAATGAAGTGAGTGTAACAAGGCGTGTTTTTCGGTCTGGTGACAGTGAATATTTAATCAATAATCAGAATTGCAGACTAAAAGATATTATTGAATTATTTATGGACTCCGGACTTGGCCGTGAAGCCTTCTCCATTATCAGCCAGGGCAGGGTGGAGGAAATCCTTAACAGCAAGCCTGAGGATCGCAGGACGATATTTGAAGAAGCTGCTGGTGTCCTAAAATATAAATCCCGCAAGAAAAAGGCAGAAAGTAAGCTTTTTGAAACTCAGGAGAACTTAAATCGCGTAACTGACATCATACACGAACTAGAAGTCCAGGTAGAGCCGCTGAAGATTCAAGCTTCGATTGCAAAGGATTACATGCAGCAAAAGGAAGAGCTTGAACAGATTGAAGTTGCGCTGACTGCATATGAAATCGAGGACCTGCATGGACGATGGAAACAGTTGTCCATCCAGCTTGAACAGCATAAAGAAGATGAAATAAAGCAGTCTGCTGTCCTTCAGAAAAAAGAAGCACAAATCGAAAAAATGAGAGACCAGCTTGCTGCACTTGATGAATCGGTAAGCGACTTGCAGAACGTGCTTTTGCATGCCAGTGAGGAGCTTGAAAAGCTGGAAGGCCGAAGAGAAGTTCTCAAGGAACGAAAGAAGAACGCTTCACAAAATAGGGGACAACTCGAAAAGAATATCGAGGAACTGACTTCTTCTGTGGCCTTTTTGAAAAAACAGAAGGACGAATACGAAGAATCTGTCATTGCATTATCGGCTGAAGCTTCTTCACTTCAAAAAGAACTTCAGGAAAAACAGGAGCAACTAAAGCTTTACAGTGAAGATGTCGAACTGAAAATCGATTCAATCAAGAGCGACTACATCGAGGTGCTGAACGAACAGGCCGGCGCTAAAAATGAAAAAATCTATATTGAACAGCAACTGCAGCAGCAAGCAGCAAAAGGGTCAAAGCTTGACAGTGAAAATGATCGCTTTGTCTCGATTCGCGATGAAATCAATGGTAAGAAAGCAGAAATAGAAAAAAAGGTCGTTTCTTCGCAGCAGGAATTGGAGGAACAGGCAAAGATCTATTTTGAAGAACAGAAGAAGCTTGAGTCTTTAAGAAATAGTTATGATAAGCAAGAGAAAACCCTCTATCAGGCATATCAGTATCTTCAGCAGGCTAAATCAAAGAAGGAAATGCTTGAAGAAATGGAAGAAGACTATTCTGGATTTTTCCAGGGTGTTAAAGAAGTGCTAAAAGCCAGGGACAATCGTCTGCAGGGAATTGAAGGGGCGATTGCTGAATTAATCCATGTTCCAAAACAATATGAAACGGCGATTGAAACAGCTCTTGGCGGTGCAATGCAGCATATTGTTGTTCAAAACGAAGAGAATGCCAGAGCAGCAATTCAGTTTCTGAAGCAAAAATCCTTCGGCAGGGCAACCTTCTTACCTCTCAGCATCATAAAAGGCAAGTATCTCGCTTCATCACAGCTCGCGGTTCTGTCAGGGAATAGTGAGTATATTGGAACGGCTGCTGATTTGATACAATTCGATCAAAAATACGCTGAAGCCGTAAAAAGCTTGCTTGGCAATGTTGTGATTGCCAGAGATTTAAAGGGTGCCAATGAAATTGCCAAAATGCTGCAGTATCGCAGCAGAATTGTCACGCTTGATGGAGATGTGGTCAACCCCGGTGGTTCTATGACTGGAGGGGCGGTAAAACAAAAATCGAGTTCATTGCTTAGCCGTAAGGGTGAATTAGAAGAACTAACAAGTAAGCTAACTGATATGGAAGAAAAGACAAACTTGCTTGAATCGAAAGTGAAATCATTAAAGGCTGAAACACAAGTCAGTGAAACAAGGTTGGAAGTGCTGCGAAAAACAGGAGAAGAGCTTCGTTTTAAGCAGCAAAGCTTGAAGGGTGACTTGCGGGAAGTGGAGCTGGAACAGAAGAATATTAATGAACGCTTATCGGTATACGATTCCGAAAAGACCCAGCTCGACTCAGACAAGGAAAAGCTAGAATCCAGATTGGTTGAACTCGATGGTTTATTAGCTCAGTATCGGCAGGATCTTGTTCAATTTGATAAAGAAATAGAGCGTTTAACAGAGCTGAAGAACTCGAATTCTACTTCAAAGGATACTCTTGTTTCAGAAATCAGTGAGTTGAAAATCAGTCTGGCATCCAAGAAAGCTCAGCTTTCCCATGTGAAGGAAAAGCTGGATTCTGCAGTTATCCAGGCAGAGGATCACACCCGGAAACTCGATATTTTAAAAGAAGACTTATCCCTTCTTTCCTCTGAAATGACCGATAGCTCCTCCGGGGAAACGCAACTGGAAGAAGCAGCAAAAAGAAAACTCCAGGACAAAAATGAAACGCTTAAGTTGATTTCTTCACGGAGACATGAACGGCTTGAGCTTCAGAATAAGCTTGAAGATCAGGAGCTTGAATCCAAGGAGCTTAGGAGATTGCTAAAGGGCATCAATGAAGTCCTTAAAGATGAAGAAGTGAAGCTGAACAGGCTTGATGTAGAATTGGATAATAAGCTTGCCCATCTTCGTGAGGAATACCTGCTCTCATATGAAGCTGCAAAGGATCAGTATCCATTAACAATTCCTGCTGATGAGGCTAGAAGAAAAGTAAAGCTCATCAAAATGGCAATAGAGGAACTAGGTACGGTAAATCTTGGTGCAATTGAAGAATACGAGCGTGTCTCAGAGCGTTATGAATTCTTGTTGGAGCAGAGGAATGATCTCCAGGAAGCAAAGGACACATTGTTCCTTGTCATCGAGGAAATGGACCACGAGATGAAAAAACGATTTGAGCATACATTCACTGCCATCCGCTCACACTTTGAGTCTGTGTTCCAGGCGTTGTTCGGTGGTGGAAGAGCGGACCTGCGGCTGACACAGCCTGAAGACCTGCTGAACACAGGGGTCGAAATTGTCGCCCAGCCTCCCGGAAAGAAACTGCAAAACCTAGGGCTATTATCTGGTGGCGAACGGGCGTTGACTGCGATTGCTTTATTGTTTTCAATCCTGAAAGTTCGTCCAGTGCCATTCTGCATTCTTGATGAGGTTGAAGCAGCATTGGATGAAGCCAATGTGTACCGCTTTGCTCAATATCTGAAGAAATACCGAGATGAAACTCAATTTATCGTCATTACACACCGTAAGGGCACAATGGAGGAAGCGGATGTCCTATATGGTGTAACCATGCAGGAGTCAGGAGTATCCAAGCTGGTATCCGTCCGGCTTGAAGATTCGAATGAACTTGTGAAAGCATAA